A stretch of DNA from Dokdonia sp. PRO95:
TATAATAAACATCAAAAAAGTATTCATCTTTTAATGAATAATTCACATTGAATTGATGGCTAAAGGATGGTTGAAGCCCAGAATTTCCTATTATAAAGTTATTCTCATTTATGAAATATGCAAAAGGATTAAGGTCTTGGTAACGTGGCCTTTCCAACCTGCGAGAATAATCTATTGCAAAGCTGTGATTTTCAAAAGGGCTATATTGCACATAAGCACTAGGAAATAGTTCTAAGTAATCTAGCTCAGTCTTTGTGTTTAAAACAATTGAGTTACCTACGCTATTTGTTTGCTCAGCTCTTAAACCGCCTTTAATAGACCACTTTTCCCAATCTCTATTAAACGAAATGTATGCAGCGTATACATTTTCATCATACAAGAAGTTATCATTTTGAGCCTGCTCAAGTCCGGTATTTTCTACATTGTTTAGATCAAAAAAATCAATTTTAGATTGAGAGTCTATAATAGCCACTTTGGCTCCTGACTCAAAAAGGACCTTGCCAAAACTCGTATTATAATCTACTTGCCCTGTAAAAATTTCAATATCCTGAGTGGCATCAGTTGCAAATCTTACGTTACTGAGCACATCATTACTTTGATCTGTATAAGTAGACCCCAGTCGCTGTAGTTTACTGCGATTAAAACTAGTAAAATGCGCACTAGTACTGAGCTCCCCTTTCTCTAAAGCATAGGTATGTTTTAAATCAAAAGCAATATTATTACGATCGCTATCTATAGAACTCTGTGTTCTTATAAAAAATGGATCTTGTGATGTAGATAACACATCTGTAGTAGCTCTTGTAAATTCAAAAACATCTGGAGAGAATAAACCTATTACAGACAAGCTTAGCTGTGATTTTTTATTCACCTCATAATCGACTACAAGATTTGCATTGTGTGCCTTAGACCATGTCTTGCGCTCAAAATCTTGATCCCATATCGTACTAACTCCTTGATTTAAATAATTAATTGAGTTATCACTCTGCTTTGTAGCTTTAAGAGGGTTGTAACTGTAATTAAAAAACAGACTCACTTTGTCATTTTTAAAAAAATGGCTGGTACCAAAAGTATGCTTAGGGTAAATTGCATACGTACCTGTAGCACTTACATTTCCTTTATAACCCGCAGCAACAGCCTTAGATGTATTAATATTTAAAATAGCTCCTCCTTCTGCATCATATTTGGCTGGAGGATTTGTAATTACCTCTACAGACTTAATATTATTTCCATCTAGACTCTCTAGCAAACTTCGTATCTCTTCAACACTAAGTTGTACTTTTCTATCATTGAGATATACAGCCACTGGCTGATTTCTAACATTTATCCCTCCTTGAGTGATCACCACAGCTGGAGTACGTCTTAAGATATCTAATGTACTTCCTGTAGAGAGAATACTATTTTCCACATTAAAAACAAGTCTATCTGCTTTACGAGAAACAGTGGGTGTCTTGGCCGTAATGGTAATTTCATCAAGGCTTTCTTGGCTAGCTTGTAAAACAACTGGAGGAATCGTTTTATTTGCCGAAAGGGAAAACACCTCAGTTGTAGCATCTTCATACCCTACAAAACTTACTTTAATATAATACTGCTCAGATGCTTTGATAGAAGAAATCACAAAAGACCCATTGTCTTCTGTAATAGTACCTTGTATAATCTTCTTTTCGGCGTCAAGCAAAACCACGTTTGCAAATGGAATAGGTTGTGCATTAACATCTTGCACTTCACCATTAATGTTAAAGTCTTGAGAATAAGCGGAAAACGCCGTTAACACAATGATTATTAGAATGAGGGAATTCTTAATTTCTGTCATAAGTTGTTAAAAATAGGTACAAACCTAATAATGAGCACAATGTATTTAACATTTTTTTATAATAATTATTCTAATCTGCAATACGGTTACAATATGACCTCATATCTCGTATATTTGCAGTCTATTTGAGAGACTATGAAGAACATTAGAAATTTTTGCATAATTGCCCATATTGACCACGGTAAAAGTACACTTGCAGATCGTCTACTAGATGAGACTGCTACGGTTACAAAGCGTGAGTCTCAAGCACAGCTGCTAGACAGTATGGACTTAGAGCGTGAGCGTGGTATTACAATAAAATCTCATGCTATACAGATGGAGTATGTGCATGAAGGAGAGCATTATGTTCTTAATCTCATAGACACTCCTGGCCACGTAGACTTTTCATATGAAGTTTCTAGAAGTATCGCAGCTTGTGAAGGAGCATTACTAGTAGTAGATGCTGCTCAAAGTATACAAGCACAAACTATCTCAAATCTTTACCTAGCATTAGAAAATGATCTCGAGATTATACCAGTTCTTAATAAAATAGATCTTCCTAGTGCAAATCCAGAAGAAGTAACAGATGATATTGTAGACCTTTTAGGTTGTGAACCAGAAGATATCATACCTGCATCTGCAAAAACTGGAATTGGAATTAAAGAAATACTAGCTGCGGTAATCGATCGCATTCCTGCACCAAAAGGAAATCCAGATGAGCCACTCCAAGCTTTGATATTTGATAGTGTTTACAATCCTTTCCGTGGTGTGGAGACCTACTTTCGTGTAATTAACGGAAGTATAAAAAAGAACCAACAAATTAAATTTGTTGCCACAGGAAATACATATGGTGCAGATGAGGTGGGAACTTTAAAACTAACTCAAGCTCCAAAACAAGAAATTAAAGCAGGAGATGTAGGGTATTTAATTACAGGTATTAAAGATGCCCGCGAAGTAAAAGTAGGTGATACTATTACAGATGCAAAAAACCCTACCCAAAACGCTATTGCAGGTTTTGAAGATGTAAAACCAATGGTATTTGCAGGTATCTACCCAGTAGACACAGAGGACTACGAAGAGCTTCGTAACTCTATGGAAAAACTACAACTTAATGATGCTTCTCTAGTTTTTGAACCAGAAAGTTCGGCTGCACTAGGTTTTGGTTTCCGTTGTGGATTCCTTGGAATGCTTCACCTAGAGATCATACAAGAACGTCTTGAGCGTGAGTTTGACATGACGGTTATCACGACAGTACCTAACGTGTCTTACCATGCCTTTACTCATAAAAACCCTGAGGAGATTATTTTAGTAAACAATCCTTCAGATCTTCCTGAGCCTTCTTCATTAAACCGTGTAGAAGAACCATTTATTAAGGCAACAATCATTACAAAATCTGATTTTGTAGGACCTGTCATGTCTTTATGTATAGAAAAAAGAGGTCAGATTGTAAGCCAGACATATCTTACTACAGAAAGAGTAGAGCTTAATTTTGACATGCCACTTGCAGAGATTGTTTTTGACTTCTATGATCGTCTTAAAACAGTATCAAAAGGATATGCTTCTTTTGATTATTCTCCTATAGGTCTACGCGCATCAAAACTTGTAAAAGTTGACGTGCTTCTTAACGGGCAAGCGGTAGATGCTCTGTCTGCATTATTACACCAAGACAATGCTTACGATATAGGTAAGCGTATGTGTGAAAAACTAAGAGAGTTAATACCACGCCAGCAGTTTGATATTCCAATACAAGCAGCTATTGGAGCTAAAATCATCTCTCGTGAGACGGTTAAAGCTCTTCGTAAGGATGTAACTGCTAAATGTTATGGTGGAGATATCTCTCGTAAGCGTAAGCTACTAGAAAAACAAAAGAAAGGTAAGAAGCGTATGCGCGCCGTGGGTAATGTAGAGATCCCACAAGAAGCCTTTATGGCGGTTCTTAAGTTGAATGACTAATCATCAACAGCAATAATAACAAAGGGTGCAGTTTACAAACTGCACCCTTTTTTTATAGCCTACTTAAAAGTGCTTTTATTTTGGAAACATTAGAGGTTTGAAGTAAGTTATTTTCATGACCTGCTAGCGAGTGCATTTTTATAACATGATTATACCCAAGCGTGCTACTACTTAAACTACCATGCACTTCGCTAAAACCTTCCTTCTTAAATTTCATAACATTATCAATAGAGATTCCTCCGCCAGGTAAAATAACTATACGATTTCTAGCCGCAGCTTGTAATTCCAACAAGGTTTTATAACCTCCATTCACATTAGCATTCCTTCCAGCGGTTAGCACCCTAGTAGCACCTATATTTATGAGTAGCTCTAATGCTTCAAAAACATCGGGCGTCCAATCAAAAGCTCGATGAAAGGTGAAAGGTAGTTCGCCACATTCAGCTATAAGTTGTTTAGTCCTCTCCGCGTCTATTGTAAAGTCTCTATTTAATATCCCAGAAACTATTCCTTGAGCACCTTGCGCTTTCGCGAAAGCGATATCTCGCGACATCACATCAAATTCGGCTTCCGAGTACATAAAATCTCCAGATCTTGGTCTTATAAGCACAAACACAGGAATCTCAAGTTCTTGCAGTACCTTCTCTATCAAACCATGACTAGGAGTAATCCCTCCAAGCGAGAGCTCTTGACATAACTCAATACGGTGCGCACCTGCATCTTGAGCAGCCAGCGCACTCTCAAAGGAATTTGCACAGATTTCTAATTTCATACCTTAAAGGTACTAAACCATTTTAAGCACCAAGTTTTAAAACTAAAGTCGGCATCAAGAATTATGGGTTTTCTGTATCTTAGACACAAACCCACCAAATCAATGCGCTACCTTATCTCATTTTTTCTGCTCCTTTTTTTAATTTGTAGTTGCGAGCATATTACAGAGGTTACTCCCGCTCAAAAAGATCAAGACCTCATAAGCTATGTGAATCCATTTATTGGCACCGGTGGTCACGGTCATACCTACCCTGGGGCGACTATGCCTTTTGGCATGATGCAACTTAGCCCAGACACACGATTAGATGGTTGGGACGGCTGTTCTGGGTATCACTATGATGATGAGTTTATCTACGGCTTTAGCCATACACACTTAAGCGGAACGGGAGTTTCTGACTATGGAGATATTTTGCTCATGCCTTCTACTTCCATAATGTTTAATAATGGTGCAGATGGAAAACCTGGTTATCGAGATCATTTTACGCATGACACTGAAGTAGCACAACCAGGATATTACAGCGTACATCTAGACAACTCAAATATAGACGTAGCGCTTACTGTAGCTGCTCGTAGCGGTGTGCATAAGTACGCTTTCGCGAAAGCGGACTCTTTAAAAAACTTTGTGATTTTAGATCTTGAGCACCGTGATGAAGTACTGAGCACTAAAATAGACACACTTTCTAGCACAGAACTCTCGGGACACAGACATTCCAAAGCTTGGGCTAGCAACCAAAAGCTGTTTTATTACATCAAAACATCACACAGTTTCAAATATCTAAAACAACCTGAAGGGACGAAGAACGGCGCTACATCACACAAAGCTGCATTGCAGTTTGACAATCCCAAGAATGAAGAAATAATTATAAAAATAGGAATATCTGCCGTAGATGAAGCTGGGGCGAGAAAAAACCTAGAAACCGAAATAGGAAACAAAACCTTTGACCAAGTAAAGCAAGATGCACAAAGCACTTGGGAAAGTCAGCTAGAAAAAATTGTTGTAGAAAGTGAAAACTCAGATTACAAAACTAATTTTTACACTTCGCTATACCACACCATGCTCGCGCCTAATCTTTATCAAGATGTAGATGGCCGCTACCGAGGGATGGATCTAGAAATTCACAAAACAGACGCTTTTGATTACTATACAGTTTTCTCATTGTGGGATACGTATCGCGCAGCGCATCCCTTATATACCATCATAGAAGAAGAACGTACTAACGACTTTATAAACACCTTTCTTGCTAAATATGAGGAAGGCGGCATTATGCCTATTTGGGATCTAGCTGGCAACTATACTGGCTGTATGATAGGCTACCATGCAGTGCCCGTAATCGCAGATGCCTACCTAAAAGGAATACGTGATTACGATACAGATAAAGCTTTTGAAGCGATGCTTCATAGTGGCTCGCAAGACAAACTTGGCCTTGCTTCTTACAAGAAGTACGGTTTTATACCCGCAAATGACGAAGCAGAGTCTGTGTCAAAGACACTAGAATATGCTTATGATGACTGGACCATCGCTCAAATGGCTCAAGAGATGGGTAATGAAGAGATCTATCAAGAATTTACAAAGCGCGCACAGTCTTATAAAAATGTATATGATCCTTCGTCTGGTTTTATGAGAGGTCGCATGCGCAACACATGGTTCTCCCCTTTTGATCCGTTTGAAGTAAATTTTAATTATACAGAAGCAAATGCCTGGCAATATAGTCTCTATGCACCTCAAGACATAAGTGGTCTTATTCACTTGTCTGGAGGAAACAAGGCTTTTGAAAGAAAACTAGACACACTATTTACAGCAGAGACTACAACTTCTGGTCGTCACCAGCAAGATATCACAGGATTGATAGGTCAATATGCACATGGCAATGAACCTAGTCATCACATGGCATATTTATACAACTACATCCAAAAGCCTTGGAAAACTCAAAAGCGTGTACACGAGATCCTTACTACATTATACACCAATTCTCCAGATGGAATTTCTGGTAACGAAGATTGTGGTCAAATGAGCGCGTGGTACGTTCTAAGCTCTTTAGGCTTTTATCCTGTAACCCCAGGAAGTAATGAATATGTTATTGGTACTCCTTTATTTGATAAGGCAACTATACGTTTAGAAAATGGCAATAGTTTTACCATTGTTGCAGAAAACCTCTCTGAAGAAAATATACATATAGAAAGTGCCTTTATGGATGATAAGGCTTACCCATACTCGTACTTGAAGCATAAAGATATTATGGATGGCGGCGAACTCATTTTTAATATGGCGGCCTCTCATTCCCGATGGGCTAAACACCCTGCTCACAGTCCCAAAACGAGTATTATAGACAATAAATTTACTGCAGCACCCTTCATAGCAAAAGGAGAAGCCAACTTTAAAAAAGCGACCGAAATCACACTCGCTACCACAGATAAAAATGCGGATATTTTTTACGCATTAGAAGAAGATGGCAACAATTTTAAAAAGTATAGAAAACCTTTTAAAGTCAAAAATCATAATACGTTGCGCACCTACGCAAAGGGTCGTCATGGACAAAGTGCTACCATTGAGTCACCATTGTTTAAAATAAATGAGAACTATAGCCTCACACTAGACGCTACCTACGCAAATGCTTATAACGCTGGCGGAAATAATGCATTGATAGATGGTGTGAGGGGAGTAAAAGAATTCCGTTCAGGCACATGGCAGGGTTATAATGCTCAAGATGTAGTAGCTACGCTAGACTTAGGTAAAGCACAAAGCATAAGCAGTATTGAAACTGCATTTTTACAAGATCAACGCAGCTGGATTTTCTATCCTACAGAAGTAACATTACTTACATCTCTGGACGGCGAAAATTTTGAAGTCTATCACCAAGAGCAGATTGATGCTGCTGCTCCCGATGAGAATATTGCAATTAAAAATATAACTGGTGAAAAGCAAGCTACACAAGGGCGCTTTATAAAACTTATTGCAAAGACCTTAGGAGATCTTCCAGAGTGGCATTTAGGCTTCCCACATAGAGGAAAGAGCTGGGTATTTATAGACGAGATTGTAGTGCAGTAACAGAATAATTATGGTAGATCAATTAGTTTCAGTACAGTGGCTTAGGCAACATTTTAGTGGTGATAATATCGTATTACTAGATGCAAGCGCTCATTTTAATACTATCGCAAACATACAAGGCGCGCAACATTTTGATATTAAAAACACTTTTAGCGATACAAAAAGTGCTTTTCCTAACACATTTCCTCAGCCTGCACAGTGTGAAAAAGAATGCCAAGCCCTCGGCATAAATACCGATAGCCATATTATCGTATATGATGACAAAGGGATTTTTACCAGTCCGCGCGTGTGGTGGATGTTCAAAACAATGGGGCATCACAATGTATCTGTTTTAGACGGTGGCCTTCCAGAATGGATAGCAAATAATTTTCCGGTTACAACAATTGTTAAAGTAAAAAGATCTCCAGGCAATTTTAAGGCTCATCTTGATGAGTCTGCCATTAAGAGCTACGCTCAAATAGTTGAAAATATCAACACCTCAAACTGCCAACTCATTGATGCCAGATCTAGCGGTAGGTTTAATGGAACTGATCCAGAGCCGAGAACTCATATACAAAGCGGCCACATTAAAAATTCACTTAATCTTCCCTACACCATGGTTTTAGATAATGGGAAGTTTAAATCTAAGAAAGAATTAAAACTCACTTTCGACAATCTTAATCTTGCAGACACGCCTATTATTTTTAGCTGTGGTTCTGGAATTACCGCCTGTATTATTTTATTTGCTTTCGCTTTAATTTCAGATA
This window harbors:
- a CDS encoding outer membrane beta-barrel family protein, translating into MTEIKNSLILIIIVLTAFSAYSQDFNINGEVQDVNAQPIPFANVVLLDAEKKIIQGTITEDNGSFVISSIKASEQYYIKVSFVGYEDATTEVFSLSANKTIPPVVLQASQESLDEITITAKTPTVSRKADRLVFNVENSILSTGSTLDILRRTPAVVITQGGINVRNQPVAVYLNDRKVQLSVEEIRSLLESLDGNNIKSVEVITNPPAKYDAEGGAILNINTSKAVAAGYKGNVSATGTYAIYPKHTFGTSHFFKNDKVSLFFNYSYNPLKATKQSDNSINYLNQGVSTIWDQDFERKTWSKAHNANLVVDYEVNKKSQLSLSVIGLFSPDVFEFTRATTDVLSTSQDPFFIRTQSSIDSDRNNIAFDLKHTYALEKGELSTSAHFTSFNRSKLQRLGSTYTDQSNDVLSNVRFATDATQDIEIFTGQVDYNTSFGKVLFESGAKVAIIDSQSKIDFFDLNNVENTGLEQAQNDNFLYDENVYAAYISFNRDWEKWSIKGGLRAEQTNSVGNSIVLNTKTELDYLELFPSAYVQYSPFENHSFAIDYSRRLERPRYQDLNPFAYFINENNFIIGNSGLQPSFSHQFNVNYSLKDEYFFDVYYRDNGENIVTVATQDNENQVLRSDSQNALGSKSWGLDFNHGRSISSWLYTSVYLSAFHEEDSFLINRSTNTSFKNDVNGFYAYIGNYLTLDKAETLTGFVTFEYLSSFIVGSYTQDETIQLDLGLRKSLWNKRASLSLTVGDILNQANAVVSAKYEGLDNQYFPELETQFLRVGFKYNFGNYKLKDNNRDLDKAERDRINN
- the lepA gene encoding translation elongation factor 4 — its product is MKNIRNFCIIAHIDHGKSTLADRLLDETATVTKRESQAQLLDSMDLERERGITIKSHAIQMEYVHEGEHYVLNLIDTPGHVDFSYEVSRSIAACEGALLVVDAAQSIQAQTISNLYLALENDLEIIPVLNKIDLPSANPEEVTDDIVDLLGCEPEDIIPASAKTGIGIKEILAAVIDRIPAPKGNPDEPLQALIFDSVYNPFRGVETYFRVINGSIKKNQQIKFVATGNTYGADEVGTLKLTQAPKQEIKAGDVGYLITGIKDAREVKVGDTITDAKNPTQNAIAGFEDVKPMVFAGIYPVDTEDYEELRNSMEKLQLNDASLVFEPESSAALGFGFRCGFLGMLHLEIIQERLEREFDMTVITTVPNVSYHAFTHKNPEEIILVNNPSDLPEPSSLNRVEEPFIKATIITKSDFVGPVMSLCIEKRGQIVSQTYLTTERVELNFDMPLAEIVFDFYDRLKTVSKGYASFDYSPIGLRASKLVKVDVLLNGQAVDALSALLHQDNAYDIGKRMCEKLRELIPRQQFDIPIQAAIGAKIISRETVKALRKDVTAKCYGGDISRKRKLLEKQKKGKKRMRAVGNVEIPQEAFMAVLKLND
- a CDS encoding copper homeostasis protein CutC, which codes for MKLEICANSFESALAAQDAGAHRIELCQELSLGGITPSHGLIEKVLQELEIPVFVLIRPRSGDFMYSEAEFDVMSRDIAFAKAQGAQGIVSGILNRDFTIDAERTKQLIAECGELPFTFHRAFDWTPDVFEALELLINIGATRVLTAGRNANVNGGYKTLLELQAAARNRIVILPGGGISIDNVMKFKKEGFSEVHGSLSSSTLGYNHVIKMHSLAGHENNLLQTSNVSKIKALLSRL
- a CDS encoding GH92 family glycosyl hydrolase, whose translation is MRYLISFFLLLFLICSCEHITEVTPAQKDQDLISYVNPFIGTGGHGHTYPGATMPFGMMQLSPDTRLDGWDGCSGYHYDDEFIYGFSHTHLSGTGVSDYGDILLMPSTSIMFNNGADGKPGYRDHFTHDTEVAQPGYYSVHLDNSNIDVALTVAARSGVHKYAFAKADSLKNFVILDLEHRDEVLSTKIDTLSSTELSGHRHSKAWASNQKLFYYIKTSHSFKYLKQPEGTKNGATSHKAALQFDNPKNEEIIIKIGISAVDEAGARKNLETEIGNKTFDQVKQDAQSTWESQLEKIVVESENSDYKTNFYTSLYHTMLAPNLYQDVDGRYRGMDLEIHKTDAFDYYTVFSLWDTYRAAHPLYTIIEEERTNDFINTFLAKYEEGGIMPIWDLAGNYTGCMIGYHAVPVIADAYLKGIRDYDTDKAFEAMLHSGSQDKLGLASYKKYGFIPANDEAESVSKTLEYAYDDWTIAQMAQEMGNEEIYQEFTKRAQSYKNVYDPSSGFMRGRMRNTWFSPFDPFEVNFNYTEANAWQYSLYAPQDISGLIHLSGGNKAFERKLDTLFTAETTTSGRHQQDITGLIGQYAHGNEPSHHMAYLYNYIQKPWKTQKRVHEILTTLYTNSPDGISGNEDCGQMSAWYVLSSLGFYPVTPGSNEYVIGTPLFDKATIRLENGNSFTIVAENLSEENIHIESAFMDDKAYPYSYLKHKDIMDGGELIFNMAASHSRWAKHPAHSPKTSIIDNKFTAAPFIAKGEANFKKATEITLATTDKNADIFYALEEDGNNFKKYRKPFKVKNHNTLRTYAKGRHGQSATIESPLFKINENYSLTLDATYANAYNAGGNNALIDGVRGVKEFRSGTWQGYNAQDVVATLDLGKAQSISSIETAFLQDQRSWIFYPTEVTLLTSLDGENFEVYHQEQIDAAAPDENIAIKNITGEKQATQGRFIKLIAKTLGDLPEWHLGFPHRGKSWVFIDEIVVQ
- a CDS encoding sulfurtransferase, translating into MVDQLVSVQWLRQHFSGDNIVLLDASAHFNTIANIQGAQHFDIKNTFSDTKSAFPNTFPQPAQCEKECQALGINTDSHIIVYDDKGIFTSPRVWWMFKTMGHHNVSVLDGGLPEWIANNFPVTTIVKVKRSPGNFKAHLDESAIKSYAQIVENINTSNCQLIDARSSGRFNGTDPEPRTHIQSGHIKNSLNLPYTMVLDNGKFKSKKELKLTFDNLNLADTPIIFSCGSGITACIILFAFALISDKERSVYDGSWTEWAEKQELFV